In one Photobacterium swingsii genomic region, the following are encoded:
- a CDS encoding ATP-dependent nuclease, with translation MHIKALRIQNFRRLKDVTIELDRDLSIFVGANNSGKTSTGHALQLFTAASKDKFTVHDFNIDSWNNIEVGGNIREATPPTISLDIWLQVNEENLHRIIELLPSLQWEGNYVGIRIKFSPIDIRSLLVRYQEAKAEARSNALTNEAGEITFQPQPKNLKEFLEQNLKKEYELKYYVLDHSKFNEEFNETEDYEPELISREKGKSGKELINSLIKVDFLHAQRHLSDNSEGNRSEELSKRLSRFYERNLEKLEDDYETIEALSTSESKLNDHLAKVFEPTLDSLSHLGYPGLSNPNLVIKSSLNPTTILSNNDGAKVYYSLDTEDDRCSHILPDRYNGLGYKNLIYMVIELLDIHTQWLDIEESRPALHLIFIEEPEAHLHVQLQQAFIRKVMDLLALDHSDTHLQTQLVVTTHSTHILYEKGFIPIRYFRRDLNNKETKVLNLSQFYNYFEEDEKPIRDFLQKYLKLTHCDLFFADAAVLVEGNVERLLLPQMIENSNPKLKSCYLTILEIGGAYGHKFKPLIDFLGLTTLIITDIDSVTGSVPSETSNEEEDEDEVNGTACLVETENAVTSNQMLIQWLPELNQISDLIQASNEQKTSENGYVRVAYQTPTNVSWNNSSKNITGRTLEVSFAIDNLAWCQSNAQKDIKLRIAKNDEKSLDVLIEKIHNRVKAKHFNKTEFALGLIMKDTDDWNVPTYIKEGLDWLESKIVIDLSERG, from the coding sequence TCACAGTACACGATTTCAATATTGATAGTTGGAATAATATAGAGGTTGGTGGCAATATTAGAGAAGCAACGCCACCGACAATTTCTTTAGACATCTGGCTACAAGTCAATGAAGAAAATTTACATCGGATAATCGAACTATTACCAAGTTTGCAATGGGAAGGAAACTACGTAGGCATACGAATCAAATTCTCGCCTATAGATATCCGCTCACTCTTAGTTCGTTACCAAGAAGCAAAAGCAGAAGCTAGATCTAATGCTTTAACAAATGAAGCAGGAGAAATAACATTTCAACCTCAGCCTAAAAACCTGAAAGAATTCCTAGAACAAAACCTGAAAAAAGAATATGAACTTAAATATTATGTTCTCGATCATTCCAAGTTTAATGAGGAATTTAATGAAACTGAAGATTATGAACCAGAGTTAATATCAAGGGAGAAAGGAAAAAGCGGAAAAGAGCTAATTAACTCTTTAATAAAAGTTGATTTTCTACATGCACAACGTCACTTATCCGATAACTCAGAAGGCAACAGATCTGAGGAGTTATCAAAACGTCTTAGTCGTTTCTATGAACGAAATCTAGAAAAGCTCGAAGATGACTATGAAACTATTGAAGCACTCTCAACCTCTGAGTCAAAACTAAATGACCATCTTGCTAAGGTTTTTGAACCAACTTTAGACAGTCTATCACACTTAGGTTACCCCGGATTATCAAACCCAAACCTCGTAATTAAATCATCATTAAACCCTACAACAATATTATCGAATAATGACGGGGCTAAGGTATATTACTCATTAGATACAGAAGACGATAGATGCAGTCATATACTACCCGATAGATATAATGGATTAGGGTATAAGAACTTAATATATATGGTAATCGAATTACTTGATATCCATACACAATGGCTTGATATTGAAGAGTCACGCCCTGCTTTACATTTAATATTTATTGAAGAACCTGAAGCGCACCTTCATGTTCAACTTCAACAAGCTTTCATTCGAAAAGTAATGGATCTACTTGCACTAGATCACTCCGATACACATTTACAAACTCAACTAGTTGTTACAACACATTCTACCCACATATTATATGAGAAAGGGTTTATTCCAATAAGATACTTTCGACGAGATTTAAATAATAAAGAAACTAAAGTTCTTAATCTTAGTCAATTTTATAACTATTTCGAAGAAGATGAAAAGCCAATAAGAGATTTTCTTCAAAAATACTTGAAGTTGACACATTGTGATTTATTTTTTGCAGACGCGGCAGTATTAGTTGAAGGGAATGTTGAGCGTCTACTTTTACCGCAAATGATTGAAAACTCAAATCCAAAATTAAAATCATGTTACTTAACAATACTTGAAATTGGTGGTGCCTATGGACATAAATTCAAACCTTTAATTGATTTTCTAGGACTAACAACTCTAATCATTACAGATATTGATAGTGTTACTGGTTCAGTTCCTTCAGAAACATCTAATGAAGAGGAGGATGAAGATGAGGTAAATGGAACAGCATGCTTAGTTGAAACAGAAAATGCTGTTACATCCAATCAGATGTTAATACAGTGGTTACCGGAACTTAATCAAATTTCTGACTTAATCCAAGCTAGTAATGAACAAAAAACTAGCGAAAATGGTTATGTTAGAGTCGCATACCAAACTCCAACTAATGTAAGTTGGAATAACTCTTCAAAAAACATAACAGGCCGAACACTTGAGGTTTCTTTTGCAATTGATAATTTAGCTTGGTGTCAAAGCAATGCTCAAAAAGATATAAAGCTAAGAATTGCAAAGAATGATGAGAAGTCACTTGATGTATTAATTGAGAAGATCCATAACCGCGTTAAAGCTAAGCATTTTAACAAAACTGAATTTGCTCTCGGTTTAATAATGAAAGATACAGATGATTGGAATGTTCCTACATATATAAAAGAAGGGTTAGATTGGCTCGAAAGCAAGATTGTTATCGATTTATCGGAGAGAGGCTAA
- a CDS encoding UvrD-helicase domain-containing protein, with amino-acid sequence MTSRINSPDTQADIDLRELLSREQKSGFVMVAGAGSGKTTSLIKALDHLKQVKAKEYLSQNKKIACITYTEVAVNEILDDIGNSELFHISTIHSFLWRIIQPFKKDMIQWIIDNLNNKITEAESRIAKKRTQERTRVKLRRDIARYEEIIPQISRLESLSYGMGSDYVNGVLGHSDILKMVPEIILNNILLRKIIAKRFPVIFIDESQDTNKNIVIALKKIYETVDVDFYLGFFGDPMQKIYMEGVGTIVPEEGWLTINKPENFRCPQEVLKTIKNIRAESDDLVQIGGRVLEVDGSPHLLDGSVNIFIYNKDSNHHSKLEYVRNYLSETCEDPLWNSNNKDIRMLVLIHRMAALRLKFDSIYSALNDNGNHSLKNGLLDGTSWVLKDFLKSILPLVEAHLRNDDYEVISILRSISPLLSAESILDSDLSQTLNNLSDDIYHISNNLRPDSQVTFRDLLAYIYDRKTINIDERFIPYLNGDYVESEQTSAINAFLNCPAKEILAYKSYIDDISPFVTQQGVKGAQFERVLLVINDDESNHNSFSYGKLFGFTSLSEKDQANLDSGNDSVTDRTRRLLYVCCSRAKKDLAIVLFVPDVEIAKAAIISKGYFEESCIHTF; translated from the coding sequence ATGACTAGTAGAATTAATTCACCTGATACTCAAGCAGACATTGATTTAAGAGAGCTATTATCTAGAGAGCAAAAATCTGGATTTGTAATGGTTGCTGGCGCAGGCTCGGGCAAGACCACTTCGCTAATTAAAGCACTTGATCACCTTAAGCAAGTTAAGGCTAAGGAATATCTATCACAAAACAAGAAAATAGCATGTATAACATATACTGAAGTGGCCGTTAATGAAATTCTTGATGATATTGGTAATTCAGAACTTTTCCATATTTCTACAATTCATAGCTTTCTCTGGAGAATAATTCAACCATTTAAGAAAGATATGATTCAATGGATAATAGATAACCTTAATAATAAAATAACTGAAGCAGAATCAAGAATTGCAAAGAAAAGAACACAGGAACGCACTCGTGTAAAATTAAGGCGAGACATTGCAAGATATGAAGAAATAATCCCACAAATATCTCGATTAGAAAGCCTAAGCTATGGAATGGGAAGTGATTATGTTAATGGAGTTCTCGGACATAGTGATATTCTAAAGATGGTACCTGAAATAATTCTTAATAATATCTTATTAAGAAAGATTATAGCAAAAAGATTCCCCGTTATATTCATAGACGAAAGTCAAGACACTAACAAAAATATTGTTATTGCTCTAAAGAAAATATATGAAACTGTAGATGTTGATTTTTATCTAGGATTCTTTGGTGATCCTATGCAAAAAATATACATGGAAGGAGTTGGCACTATTGTGCCTGAAGAAGGTTGGTTAACCATTAACAAACCTGAAAACTTCAGATGTCCACAAGAAGTTTTAAAAACAATCAAAAATATAAGAGCAGAAAGCGATGATCTTGTACAAATTGGTGGACGTGTTTTAGAAGTAGATGGATCACCTCACCTTCTTGACGGCAGTGTTAACATCTTCATTTATAACAAAGATAGTAATCATCATAGTAAATTAGAATATGTTAGGAATTATTTATCAGAGACATGTGAAGACCCATTATGGAACAGCAATAACAAAGACATAAGAATGTTAGTTCTAATTCATAGAATGGCTGCTTTACGATTAAAATTCGACTCAATATATTCAGCACTTAATGATAATGGTAACCACAGTTTAAAAAATGGATTACTAGATGGTACTTCATGGGTTTTAAAGGACTTTTTAAAATCCATATTACCACTAGTTGAAGCACATTTAAGAAATGATGATTATGAAGTAATATCAATATTAAGGTCAATATCTCCCCTACTTAGTGCAGAATCGATTTTAGATAGTGACCTATCACAAACCTTGAATAACCTGTCTGATGACATCTACCATATTTCAAACAATCTTAGACCAGATAGTCAGGTGACATTTAGGGATTTATTAGCATATATATATGATAGAAAAACGATTAACATTGATGAAAGGTTTATTCCTTATTTAAATGGAGATTATGTTGAATCAGAACAAACATCAGCAATTAATGCATTTCTTAATTGCCCAGCAAAAGAAATACTTGCATACAAATCATACATTGATGATATTTCTCCATTTGTTACACAACAAGGTGTTAAAGGTGCTCAATTTGAAAGAGTATTACTTGTTATAAATGATGATGAAAGCAACCATAATAGCTTTTCATACGGAAAACTTTTTGGTTTCACATCATTGTCCGAAAAAGATCAAGCTAATCTAGATAGTGGTAATGACTCTGTAACTGACAGAACAAGACGTCTTCTTTATGTTTGCTGCTCTAGAGCAAAAAAAGATCTAGCTATAGTACTATTTGTGCCTGATGTTGAAATAGCTAAGGCTGCGATTATTTCAAAAGGATATTTTGAAGAAAGTTGTATTCACACTTTTTGA